One region of Olleya sp. Hel_I_94 genomic DNA includes:
- a CDS encoding sugar kinase, whose protein sequence is MSKIVTFGEIMLRLSTERHLRFSQAKTFAASYGGGEFNVAVSLANYGIPVEFVTRLPDNEIGACALKEMRKFNVESKNIIYGGDRLGIYYLETGAGTRGSNVVYDRAHSSMSTIQTGSIDWEAVLKDATWFHWSGITPAISQSAADECLIALKVANKLGITISSDLNYRSKLWQYGKTPDQIMPELLKYSNVILGDIDTAFFMLGKDKVDPNYQNEKSLPALYDQLFKLCPNLKTAATTLRYSVSASHQRIGGVLYDGKTIYNADVKEVTPVVDRVGSGDAFMGGLIYGLVNDDTDKQKALNIAVAACCLKHTISGDLNLVTLNDIEKLLSGDSSGKVSR, encoded by the coding sequence ATGAGTAAAATTGTCACATTCGGAGAAATAATGCTTAGACTTTCAACAGAACGTCATTTGCGATTTTCTCAAGCAAAAACATTTGCTGCCTCTTATGGTGGTGGAGAATTTAATGTAGCAGTATCATTAGCAAATTATGGTATTCCTGTTGAATTTGTAACCCGATTACCTGATAACGAAATTGGCGCTTGTGCACTTAAAGAGATGCGCAAATTTAATGTCGAATCTAAAAACATAATTTATGGAGGTGATCGTCTAGGTATTTATTATTTAGAAACTGGAGCAGGTACACGTGGTAGTAATGTGGTTTATGATAGAGCTCACAGTTCTATGTCAACTATTCAAACTGGATCCATAGATTGGGAAGCGGTCTTAAAAGATGCGACTTGGTTTCATTGGAGTGGTATTACACCTGCAATATCTCAATCTGCTGCAGATGAGTGCTTAATCGCCTTAAAAGTTGCTAATAAATTAGGGATTACAATTTCTTCAGATTTAAATTATAGATCCAAATTATGGCAATATGGTAAGACTCCAGATCAAATCATGCCAGAACTTTTAAAATATAGTAATGTAATTTTAGGCGATATTGATACTGCATTTTTTATGTTAGGTAAAGATAAAGTAGACCCTAATTATCAAAATGAAAAATCGTTGCCAGCTTTATACGACCAATTATTTAAATTATGCCCTAATTTAAAAACTGCAGCGACTACATTGAGATATTCAGTTAGTGCATCGCACCAACGTATTGGAGGCGTATTATATGACGGAAAAACAATTTATAATGCAGATGTTAAAGAGGTAACTCCGGTTGTAGATAGGGTAGGAAGTGGAGATGCATTTATGGGTGGATTAATTTATGGTTTAGTAAATGACGATACAGATAAACAAAAAGCATTAAATATAGCAGTAGCAGCTTGCTGTTTAAAACATACTATCTCTGGTGACCTTAATTTAGTAACACTTAACGACATAGAAAAATTATTAAGTGGTGATTCATCAGGAAAAGTTTCAAGATAA
- a CDS encoding bifunctional 4-hydroxy-2-oxoglutarate aldolase/2-dehydro-3-deoxy-phosphogluconate aldolase, translating to MAQYSRIEVASVMQKTGLVPLFYNEDIEVSKKILKACYDGGARLLEFTSRGDFAFETFAALNKYAIANLPGMILGVGSITDAAAASLYMQLGANFIVTPVLREDIALVCNRRKVLWSAGCATLTEIARAEELGCEIVKLFPGNAYNPSYVKAIKGPCSWTSIMPTGGVEPTQQSLESWFNAGVTCVGIGSKLIAKDKDGNYDLDTITNLTKTAINIIKTLKK from the coding sequence ATGGCACAATATTCAAGAATAGAAGTTGCATCAGTAATGCAAAAGACAGGCTTAGTTCCTTTATTTTATAATGAAGACATAGAAGTCAGTAAAAAAATATTAAAAGCATGTTACGATGGTGGTGCAAGACTTTTAGAGTTTACAAGTAGAGGAGACTTTGCTTTTGAAACCTTTGCAGCACTAAACAAATATGCAATTGCTAATTTACCTGGAATGATTTTGGGTGTTGGCTCAATTACAGATGCTGCAGCTGCATCATTATATATGCAATTAGGAGCAAATTTTATTGTCACACCAGTATTAAGAGAGGATATTGCTTTAGTATGTAATCGCAGAAAAGTATTATGGTCTGCAGGTTGTGCAACATTAACAGAAATAGCTAGAGCAGAAGAGTTAGGTTGTGAAATAGTAAAATTATTTCCTGGTAATGCTTACAATCCAAGTTATGTAAAAGCAATAAAAGGACCATGTAGTTGGACTAGTATTATGCCAACTGGAGGAGTAGAACCTACACAACAAAGTTTGGAATCTTGGTTTAATGCAGGCGTAACGTGTGTTGGTATAGGCTCAAAACTAATAGCAAAAGATAAAGACGGTAACTATGATTTAGACACCATTACTAACCTTACAAAAACAGCAATTAATATTATTAAAACGCTTAAAAAGTAA
- a CDS encoding type II toxin-antitoxin system HigB family toxin, whose amino-acid sequence MDDNPSYCECLKAWVSIVSKCNWEKPQDMVAEFGAKAVDLLGKKDNKKTTVSCNRVVFDIKGNHLRIIAKYQFHPKLKKSRLYLCWIGTHKDYDKICDKNEQYDINMFN is encoded by the coding sequence ATGGATGATAATCCTTCATACTGCGAATGCCTGAAAGCGTGGGTTTCAATTGTATCGAAGTGTAATTGGGAAAAGCCTCAAGATATGGTTGCTGAATTTGGAGCAAAAGCTGTTGATTTACTAGGTAAAAAAGATAATAAAAAGACAACAGTATCTTGTAATAGAGTAGTATTTGATATTAAAGGGAATCATTTGAGAATTATTGCAAAATATCAATTTCATCCTAAATTAAAAAAATCTCGTTTGTATTTATGTTGGATTGGAACGCACAAAGATTATGATAAGATTTGTGATAAAAATGAACAGTACGATATTAATATGTTTAATTAA
- a CDS encoding DMT family transporter encodes MTKYESLNNKSMQKKAIFYMTISALGFALLNVLVKQSSHFNVNQVVFFRSIGTLFFTVPFLLKNKINFLGNKKGLLIARGVVGCIAMTLFFMSLNHLSMGSAVSIRYISPIFAAFFAIFLLKEHIKYFQWICFFIAFLGVVILKGFDNNIDTLGLLYALLSAVFTGLVYIIIRKIGSHDHPIVVVNYFMIISAIIGGVLSINHWTNPQGMEWVLLLSLGIFGYFGQLYMTKALQNAEINQVAPLKYIEVVFTMIIGAIWLQEIYTLISLLGIILIILGLTLNIVLKTKLK; translated from the coding sequence ATGACTAAATATGAAAGTCTAAATAATAAAAGTATGCAAAAAAAAGCAATATTTTATATGACTATCAGTGCATTAGGATTTGCACTATTAAATGTTTTAGTCAAACAATCTAGCCATTTTAATGTTAATCAAGTGGTGTTTTTTAGATCCATTGGAACCTTATTTTTTACTGTTCCGTTTTTACTAAAAAACAAGATAAATTTTTTAGGAAATAAAAAAGGTTTATTAATTGCTAGAGGAGTAGTTGGCTGTATTGCTATGACCTTGTTTTTTATGTCTCTTAATCATCTATCCATGGGATCTGCAGTATCCATTAGGTATATTTCTCCCATATTTGCAGCTTTTTTTGCAATATTTTTACTAAAAGAACATATCAAATACTTTCAATGGATATGTTTTTTTATAGCATTTTTGGGAGTCGTAATTTTAAAAGGCTTTGATAATAACATTGATACTTTAGGCTTGTTATATGCTTTATTATCTGCTGTTTTTACTGGTTTAGTTTATATTATTATCCGTAAAATTGGAAGCCATGATCATCCGATAGTTGTAGTAAATTATTTTATGATTATTTCTGCAATCATTGGAGGTGTGCTAAGTATAAACCATTGGACAAATCCACAAGGTATGGAATGGGTTTTATTGCTAAGCTTAGGAATCTTTGGTTATTTTGGACAACTATACATGACTAAAGCTTTACAAAATGCCGAAATTAATCAAGTTGCACCTTTAAAATATATTGAAGTTGTATTTACAATGATAATTGGAGCCATTTGGTTACAAGAAATTTATACGCTAATTAGCTTACTTGGTATAATTTTAATTATTCTGGGTTTAACTTTAAATATTGTTTTAAAAACGAAACTTAAATAA
- a CDS encoding KGGVGR-motif variant AAA ATPase: protein MKTITFYSYKGGVGRSLTLSNIAMRLADLGKKVCIIDFDLEAPGLHLKFDKYIESNDIKKGLVEYLYDYQENNYIPENFDEYLLDIYYDSKLEGLINFFPAGDVNSNDYWKKLSSINWKDLFYSNNSKGVELLLNLKEMIRKDINPDFLLIDSRTGITDISGIAMTLLADSIVTLAANNKENILGTSKVIKSLKNDENKLLGKPLDIYFVLTRIPYYIKPEDKHKEAQLINSAANLLNRDEDLVDEIFVIHSDPELEEEEKFKINHHSKSKSENVVPIEEDYLILFEELTKSELNGDEIIKFNKLRDSELLIEEARSSSDNSLKIELLEEALKLNENSLEALHLIGIAHHAKGNYSKAVTYYNKGIKKSSNANFFKTFKAQNLYKLGKKEEAKNILKDVLVDDETNFGALLILSNILYDEKQFDETLLLNKKLIKYHSDYSIGYNLVGNSYRVLNDYDNALKFVYKCLEQDPRNALGTLTLGEIYSELGNDEEFFKNLQLAFVFGINSKDFQEILKNEGKVYSKYYNDKRFLDLLKNYRIKVNLV, encoded by the coding sequence ATGAAGACAATAACATTTTATTCGTATAAAGGAGGTGTTGGTAGGTCTCTGACTCTCTCAAATATTGCTATGAGACTAGCCGATTTAGGAAAAAAGGTTTGTATTATAGATTTTGATTTGGAAGCTCCAGGCTTACATTTGAAATTTGATAAATATATTGAAAGTAATGATATTAAAAAGGGGTTAGTAGAATATCTTTATGATTATCAAGAAAACAATTATATCCCTGAAAATTTTGATGAGTATTTATTAGATATATACTATGATAGTAAATTAGAAGGATTAATTAATTTTTTTCCTGCTGGAGATGTAAATTCAAATGATTATTGGAAAAAACTATCATCTATTAATTGGAAAGATTTGTTTTATTCAAATAACAGCAAGGGAGTAGAGCTTCTTTTGAATTTAAAAGAAATGATTAGAAAAGATATTAATCCTGATTTTCTACTAATTGATTCTAGAACTGGAATTACCGATATTTCTGGGATTGCAATGACTTTATTAGCTGATTCAATTGTAACATTAGCTGCAAATAATAAGGAGAATATTTTAGGTACATCAAAAGTCATAAAAAGCTTGAAAAATGATGAAAATAAACTTCTTGGAAAACCATTAGATATATACTTTGTATTAACTAGAATACCATATTATATAAAGCCTGAAGACAAACATAAAGAAGCTCAATTAATAAATTCAGCAGCCAACTTATTAAATAGAGACGAAGATCTTGTAGATGAAATTTTTGTTATACATTCTGACCCTGAATTAGAAGAAGAGGAGAAATTTAAAATTAATCATCATTCTAAATCAAAGTCAGAAAATGTTGTTCCAATAGAGGAAGACTATTTGATTCTATTTGAAGAATTGACTAAATCAGAATTAAATGGCGATGAAATAATTAAGTTTAATAAGTTAAGAGACAGTGAATTATTGATAGAAGAAGCTAGAAGTAGTTCTGATAATTCTCTAAAAATAGAATTATTAGAAGAAGCATTAAAATTAAATGAAAATTCACTTGAGGCACTTCATTTAATTGGGATTGCTCATCATGCAAAAGGTAATTATAGTAAGGCAGTAACTTATTATAATAAAGGAATTAAAAAGAGTAGTAATGCTAATTTTTTCAAAACTTTCAAAGCTCAAAATTTATATAAATTAGGAAAAAAAGAAGAAGCTAAAAATATTTTAAAAGATGTACTAGTTGATGATGAAACTAATTTTGGAGCTTTATTAATATTAAGTAATATTCTATATGATGAAAAGCAATTTGACGAAACACTATTGTTAAACAAAAAGCTGATTAAATACCATAGTGATTATTCAATAGGCTATAATCTTGTTGGTAATTCATATAGAGTATTAAATGATTACGATAATGCCTTAAAGTTTGTTTATAAATGTTTAGAACAAGACCCAAGAAATGCTTTAGGCACTCTCACATTAGGTGAAATTTATTCCGAATTGGGTAATGATGAGGAATTCTTTAAAAATTTACAGCTAGCTTTTGTATTTGGGATTAATTCAAAAGATTTTCAAGAGATATTGAAAAACGAAGGAAAAGTATATAGTAAGTATTATAATGATAAAAGGTTTTTAGATTTATTAAAAAATTATAGAATAAAAGTAAATCTTGTATAG
- a CDS encoding LytR/AlgR family response regulator transcription factor, translating into MKNLQCIIADDEPIARQILENYIQAIPNLEIIASCKNAFEVLEILQTKTVDILFLDINMPKLSGLSLLKTIQQKPSVIITTAYPEYAIEGFELSVTDYLLKPFSLERFLQAVNKVPQKEVSKPETTTITKQEIPQSIFVKSDKKIIKIDFDQINHIEAYGNYIKIFTDTMILTPQTLTEFLEKLPNHFIRIHKSCIINFNQLKLIDGNQVVLQNNTKLQIGKSYRKSVLDSI; encoded by the coding sequence ATGAAAAATTTACAATGTATTATTGCAGATGACGAACCTATAGCACGTCAAATTTTGGAAAATTATATTCAAGCAATTCCTAATTTAGAAATTATAGCGTCTTGTAAAAATGCTTTTGAAGTACTTGAAATATTGCAAACTAAGACTGTGGATATTTTATTTTTAGACATTAATATGCCTAAGCTTTCTGGTTTAAGTTTACTAAAAACCATACAGCAAAAACCGTCTGTAATTATAACGACTGCCTATCCAGAATATGCTATTGAAGGGTTTGAACTTTCTGTAACAGATTATTTATTAAAACCTTTCTCTCTAGAACGTTTTTTACAAGCTGTAAATAAAGTGCCTCAAAAAGAAGTCTCAAAGCCTGAGACTACGACAATAACAAAACAAGAAATTCCACAATCAATATTTGTGAAAAGTGACAAAAAAATTATTAAAATAGATTTTGATCAAATTAATCATATCGAAGCATATGGTAATTATATCAAGATTTTTACAGATACAATGATTTTAACACCACAAACGCTAACGGAATTTTTAGAAAAACTTCCAAATCATTTTATCAGGATTCATAAATCATGTATCATAAATTTTAATCAGTTAAAACTGATTGATGGTAATCAAGTAGTCCTTCAAAATAATACAAAGTTACAAATAGGAAAATCTTATCGGAAAAGTGTTTTAGATAGCATTTAA
- a CDS encoding sensor histidine kinase: MSKLESWLDNKIVQNLFIWVFFFLILLTVISNSNRVEVALFSILLLAPAVYINNLVILPYFKQNRALFLLFFILNTLCFTIISVLLIKTVDNQEFEIRMFINFFGIMVLALIFASSIKLVRDNFIRRHQEKEAELNLLKAQLNPHFLFNTLNNLYGLAVVKSDKLPNLMLKLSDLLRYSLYETKDTLVPLEKEITYLENYMSLEKIRLEDKTEIEFIKSGAISSKKIAPMLLIVFVENAFKHLGTLTNGESKVLVSVMVDDKKITFICNNTFDKNSIKQNDFEKGKRGIGLKNATKRLSLMYPEKYQLTITDNDKSYNTKLIINV, translated from the coding sequence ATGTCAAAATTAGAGTCTTGGTTAGATAATAAAATAGTACAAAACCTCTTTATTTGGGTTTTCTTCTTTTTAATTTTACTAACGGTTATATCCAATAGCAATAGGGTAGAAGTTGCACTGTTTTCTATATTACTGTTGGCACCAGCTGTATACATAAACAACCTTGTAATACTGCCTTATTTTAAACAAAATCGTGCGTTATTTCTTTTATTTTTTATTTTAAATACGCTGTGTTTTACCATAATTTCTGTTTTACTTATTAAAACTGTAGATAACCAAGAGTTTGAAATAAGAATGTTTATTAACTTTTTTGGAATAATGGTTTTAGCACTAATTTTTGCTTCATCTATAAAATTGGTAAGAGATAATTTTATTAGACGTCATCAGGAAAAAGAAGCCGAATTAAATTTACTTAAAGCACAATTAAATCCACATTTTTTATTCAATACATTAAATAATTTATATGGCTTAGCAGTTGTAAAATCGGATAAATTGCCAAATCTAATGTTGAAATTATCAGACTTATTACGTTATAGTTTATATGAAACAAAAGACACTTTAGTCCCTTTAGAAAAAGAAATTACTTATTTGGAAAACTATATGTCTTTAGAGAAAATCCGATTAGAAGACAAAACCGAAATTGAATTTATAAAATCAGGAGCGATTTCATCAAAAAAAATAGCTCCTATGTTATTAATTGTCTTTGTTGAAAACGCATTTAAACATTTAGGAACCTTGACAAATGGAGAAAGTAAGGTTTTAGTTTCTGTTATGGTAGATGATAAAAAAATAACATTTATATGTAATAATACTTTTGATAAAAACAGCATAAAGCAAAATGATTTTGAAAAAGGAAAGCGTGGTATTGGCTTAAAAAACGCTACTAAACGATTATCTTTAATGTATCCAGAAAAATATCAGCTAACCATTACAGATAATGATAAAAGCTATAATACCAAATTAATAATAAATGTTTAG
- a CDS encoding SDR family NAD(P)-dependent oxidoreductase: MSNTNGKVAIVTGATGGIGFEVAKRLGKDGYTVILNGIDDAAGAEKLKELVGLGITAEYYGFDVTSEAQVTENIVKIGEKYGRIDVLVNNAGGLGGRSRFEEMTTEFYRNVMALNLDSVFFASRAAIPFLKKGEHPSIINYTSNAGWTAGGPGAGIYGTSKAGVHAITRALAKDLAEYGIRVNAVSPGTIDTPFHAQIKATKPEVFASWANNIMLGRLGQPEDVAGVISFLASKDASFITAETIQIGGGQALGI; encoded by the coding sequence ATGAGTAATACAAACGGAAAAGTAGCTATAGTAACAGGAGCCACAGGTGGAATTGGTTTTGAAGTAGCAAAACGATTAGGAAAAGATGGCTATACTGTAATCTTAAACGGTATTGATGATGCAGCTGGAGCTGAAAAACTAAAAGAATTAGTAGGTTTAGGTATCACTGCAGAATATTACGGTTTTGATGTTACAAGTGAAGCACAAGTAACAGAAAACATCGTTAAAATTGGAGAAAAATATGGTCGTATTGATGTACTTGTTAATAATGCAGGTGGATTAGGTGGTCGTTCTAGATTTGAAGAAATGACAACTGAGTTTTACAGAAACGTAATGGCATTAAACTTAGACTCTGTATTTTTTGCTTCTAGAGCTGCAATTCCTTTTCTTAAAAAAGGAGAACACCCTTCAATAATAAACTATACATCAAATGCAGGATGGACTGCAGGTGGACCAGGAGCAGGAATTTATGGTACGTCTAAAGCAGGTGTGCATGCCATTACAAGAGCATTGGCTAAAGATTTAGCAGAATACGGAATACGTGTTAATGCTGTATCTCCAGGTACAATTGATACACCTTTTCATGCACAAATTAAAGCGACTAAGCCAGAAGTATTTGCATCTTGGGCAAATAATATTATGTTAGGTAGATTAGGTCAGCCAGAAGATGTAGCAGGTGTAATTTCATTCTTAGCAAGTAAGGATGCTTCATTTATCACAGCAGAAACTATCCAAATTGGTGGTGGTCAAGCATTAGGTATTTAA
- a CDS encoding type II toxin-antitoxin system HigA family antitoxin yields the protein MDFKLIKSEQEYEAAISLLEQIGDNPDFEENEKLINDFEVLEKLIEVYERENFPIENGDPIEIIKLKMAYMDLAQKDLIPYIGSKGVVSEVMNKKRRLSKAMIRNLSEFLNVSQEILNVDYDLGKVDVSITNEQVKEKGVLRFLIPTGIDASGISNRIKSRGVTLAMCN from the coding sequence ATGGATTTCAAATTAATAAAATCTGAACAAGAGTATGAAGCTGCTATTTCTCTTTTAGAGCAAATTGGCGACAATCCAGATTTTGAGGAAAATGAAAAATTGATAAACGATTTTGAAGTACTGGAAAAGTTGATAGAAGTTTATGAAAGAGAAAATTTCCCTATCGAAAACGGAGACCCAATTGAAATAATTAAACTTAAAATGGCTTATATGGATTTGGCTCAAAAAGACTTAATTCCATATATAGGTTCAAAGGGAGTAGTATCTGAAGTAATGAATAAAAAAAGAAGATTATCAAAAGCAATGATTAGAAATCTTTCTGAATTTTTGAATGTAAGTCAAGAAATTTTGAATGTGGATTATGATCTTGGAAAAGTTGATGTTTCAATTACAAATGAACAAGTTAAAGAAAAAGGAGTTTTAAGATTTTTAATTCCTACAGGTATTGATGCTTCTGGTATTTCAAATAGAATAAAATCAAGAGGTGTAACCCTTGCAATGTGTAACTAA